Proteins from a genomic interval of Crassostrea angulata isolate pt1a10 chromosome 7, ASM2561291v2, whole genome shotgun sequence:
- the LOC128191274 gene encoding uncharacterized protein LOC128191274, with the protein MVQIEYGCILPSNDNCANDNDDNKEGAQCYSYNYRNRGAVIMMCSLTSKEACAMGNITASIQAALATTPGTILPIPARFCSISNDFFKEPEFMSGEEFLRSIEARLARMEELANAFHDYQTDNFRRELEDKQLRASIAKTTVCCNKSQNNGSTQDDEIAKLLKIYDPDREKELADVFRYREYSEELETIEEKDYDYDVDEENACNEEFSPNCKYGAEYLDWLRNQVLCKEDFGKRYDDQVESNQKFSVEFETGTEYLQWLELQIPYEEPFQHQDETHYYFFRKWRKDDLQYYSNMECLDEFENEDEEDEIETDASDLFTSNLTPIDEETKPEFVSGRQLVEWLGRRLEYIEPFAPNDAVHFYFKRRWSREKFVATVDILEEMENEDDEDVLETEVSDLDISQLKPTNEETKPDFDSGRQLMEWLRMKLDYLEPFAPNDAVHFYFKRRWSREKFVSAVDTLKEVETVEEKAEEQVQVVPRTESESIHSSTEDEEDINVYISLMSRPMALDGFKLEKKTEEPEQETPLPFEVNHMHLDKERKMRDGLLAGGPPMKAMEAENKSTKEKKVKKHQKNGRNFLRRLFGL; encoded by the exons TCATGATGTG TTCACTTACGTCCAAAGAGGCATGTGCCATGGGTAACATCACAGCTAGCATTCAAGCAGCTCTTGCTACAACGCCGGGAACAATCCTTCCCATACCAGCCAG attctGCTCCATTTCAAATGATTTCTTTAAGGAACCAGAATTTATGAGCGGAGAGGAATTTTTAAGGAGCATTGAAGCCAGGCTGGCTAGAATGGAGGAATTAGCGAACGCATTCCATGATTACCAGACTGACAACTTTAGGAGAGAATTAGAGGATAAACAACTTAGAGCAAGCATTGCAAAG ACCACTGTATGTTGCAACAAATCTCAGAACAACGGAAGCACACAGGATGATGAAATAGCAAAGCTATTAAAG ATCTACGACCCAGACAGAGAAAAGGAACTGGCGGATGTTTTCAGATATCGAGAATATTCAGAAGAACTAGAAACTATAGAG GAAAAGGACTATGATTATGATGTTGATGAGGAAAATGCATGCAATGAAGAGTTTTCTCCCAACTGCAAATATGGGGCTGAATATTTGGACTGGCTGAGGAACCAAGTTCTGTGCAAAGAG GACTTTGGTAAACGATATGATGATCAAGTTGAAAGCAACCAGAAGTTCTCAGTTGAGTTCGAAACCGGGACTGAATATTTGCAATGGTTGGAACTCCAGATTCCTTATGAAGAA CCTTTTCAACATCAAGATGAGACGCACTATTACTTTTTCCGAAAGTGGAGAAAAGATGACCTCCAGTATTATTCTAACATGGAATGTTTGGAT gaatTCGAAAATGAGGACGAAGAAGATGAAATAGAGACAGATGCTTCTGATCTGTTCACAAGTAACCTTACGCCGATTGACGAAGAAACCAAACCAGAGTTTGTTTCTGGAAGACAATTGGTGGAATGGTTGGGGAGGAGACTAGAATATATAGAG CCATTTGCACCAAATGATGCGGTCCACTTCTATTTCAAACGAAGATGGAGCCGTGAGAAATTTGTTGCTACTGTCGATATACTGGAG GAAATGGAAAACGAAGACGATGAAGATGTACTTGAAACAGAAGTTTCTGATCTCGACATAAGTCAACTTAAACCAACTAATGAAGAAACCAAGCCAGATTTTGATTCTGGAAGACAACTGATGGAATGGTTGAGGATGAAGTTAGATTAtctagag CCATTTGCACCAAATGATGCAGTTCACTTCTATTTCAAACGAAGATGGAGCCGTGAGAAATTTGTTTCTGCTGTCGATACACTGAAG GAAGTGGAAACTGTGGAAGAAAAGGCAGAAGAGCAAGTCCAAGTAGTACCTCGCACTGAATCCGAATCCATCCACAGTTCCACAGAG gACGAAGAAGACATCAACGTGTACATAAGTCTAATGTCAAGACCAATGGCTCTGGATGGATTTAAGTTAGAAAAG AAAACTGAAGAGCCTGAACAAGAAACGCCTTTACCTTTTGAGGTAAATCACATGCACCTGGACAAAGAAAGAAAGATGAGGGATGGGTTGCTTGCTGGGGGTCCACCAATGAAAGCAATG GAGGCAGAAAATAAATCAACTAAAGAGAAGAAAGTTAAGAAGCATCAAAAGAACGGACGCAACTTCTTACGTCGATTATTTGGcctttaa